In the genome of Mogibacterium neglectum, the window TCTCGATTATAAGGGTGATGTAACGAAAGATTTTGATCAGGTTGGCAAAGCGCAAACAACTTTTATAGATAATAAGGTGTTTAAAGAAGGTAAATCTTATATTTATTCAGTAAAACTGCGCATACATTTGGTAATTGAGAAGAAAGATAAGATTACTGGAGAGAAAATGGTGCCAAGTGAAGCCCGTATCCAAATCAAAGCAAAAGGAAAAACCGACGGAAGTGTAGCGAAGCTATCGAATGAGGACAACTTTATTGCTTCTTACCGTGATATAAATAAGGTAAAGAGCATTGAAAAGCCTGCAGGAATTTAAATTACATATAATCATTTAAAAATGTGAGACTTGCGATATTATATAATTTAATTGCTGCACAGGTAACATATGTAAGAAGAGATTTTACAAAGAGGAGATAAAATATGACAAGTCACGGAAAAAGAATAGTCATATTGGTTATCAGCTTGGTCTCTTTAATTGGTCTTGTTGGATGCGGTCAGTCCAGCGACAAGCAGGATAATAACAAAAAGCTAACCAAAGAAGAAAAGATTAATAAGGGATTAGATGCTTTTTACAATATGAGAAATGGAAAAATTCATATAGATAGCAAACTCCATTATGTCAACAATAGACTCAAAGACGGAGATGAAGGAGAAAAAGATCTTAATAATACAGTTGATGCATCTTTTGAAATGGGACCTTTATTGGTCCGTGGGAAGATAAAACAATCTATACGTGGGAAGGTAAAGCAAGTTAAGGGTAGTATGGAGTACTATGGAACTGACCTGGAAGAGTATAGAAAAGAAGATAAAGATAAGAATTGGAAACAGAAAATTTATGCAGGCAATAGACACAAGTTGCCAGTGGGATTCAACAAAGAGTTAATTGATATTCTAAGGACAAAGAAAAAAGATATAACTGTTACTCAGAATAAAAACAGTTATACACTTCACTTCGAGACAGATGACGTGAAATTCTTAAGTGCAAATAGCGATATTTTCTTTGGTGCAGTATACACTACGTTTTACGTTAATGATTTAGATGAAAGTGGAAAAGCAACTGTTGATTTAACTGTTTCTAAGGATGGGTCTAAACCAATATCGATTAGGTATTCTGGTAATACTGTGAGTAACCTTGGCAGTAAAAATTTCAGAAGTACGGTTAAATATTCAAAACAGAATACAGGTGTCCGTGTTAACGAACCTAAGGGCATTGATAAGGCTAAAGGTATTTAGGGAAGGGGCAATAAGATGAGACAGAAACGAAATATAGTTTTGATAATACTTGCCATGATTATGGTTCTGTCCCTATCCTCTTGTGGCCAGAGCAGTGGTGATGTGAAAACATTTGTTAAGAAAGTTAAAGAGATAAAGAACTTGGAGTATGAGACGATCGTCTATAGAAGATATATTGTTTCTAATGGAGCAACTAAAGGTTTCAAGGGAGAGACTCGTATTAGACAAGGTAAAATACAGCTTGATCCACAGATTTTCAGTGAGTATTATATGGGTGGTTCTAGTCAATCTTATGATGTTGAGACGACTGAAAAGAGCCTATTGAGGTTTGGAAGCACGGATTACTT includes:
- a CDS encoding DUF6612 family protein; translation: MTSHGKRIVILVISLVSLIGLVGCGQSSDKQDNNKKLTKEEKINKGLDAFYNMRNGKIHIDSKLHYVNNRLKDGDEGEKDLNNTVDASFEMGPLLVRGKIKQSIRGKVKQVKGSMEYYGTDLEEYRKEDKDKNWKQKIYAGNRHKLPVGFNKELIDILRTKKKDITVTQNKNSYTLHFETDDVKFLSANSDIFFGAVYTTFYVNDLDESGKATVDLTVSKDGSKPISIRYSGNTVSNLGSKNFRSTVKYSKQNTGVRVNEPKGIDKAKGI